From a single Anomaloglossus baeobatrachus isolate aAnoBae1 chromosome 4, aAnoBae1.hap1, whole genome shotgun sequence genomic region:
- the BNIP2 gene encoding BCL2/adenovirus E1B 19 kDa protein-interacting protein 2, which produces MSAEEPDVQDADQDTFSGSFERQESVATTEARLRMEGVELKEEWQDEDFPRPLPEDDHIEGDFLSGADGRPAWAFPVLDQSMYCTPYSASHNSRKYLPPSYICMLSICPSVPAVLRAICDDLPKPKPADVLPKGSIPEYSAAEEKEESRRWRMFRIGEQDHRVDMSAIEPYKKVISHGGYYGDGLNAIIVFAVCFMPDSSQPNYRYLMDNLFKYVIGTLEMLVAENYMIVYLNGATTRRKMPSLGWLRKCYQQIDRRLRKNLKSLIIVHPSWFIRTLLAITKPFISSKFSQKIKYVFSLVELAELIPMEYVVIPECIKEYDDAKSKKKHKSVDKELHKKTEDQTNEQ; this is translated from the exons CCAAGACACGTTTTCTGGATCCTTTGAAAGACAGGAGTCTGTGGCTACAACTGAAGCCCGGCTTAGGATGGAAGGCGTAGAGCTTAAGGAGGAATGGCAGGATGAAGATTTTCCCAG GCCACTTCCAGAAGACGACCATATTGAAGGGGATTTCTTATCTGGAGCAGATGGCAGGCCAG CTTGGGCATTTCCAGTGCTGGATCAGTCAATGTACTGTACCCCTTATTCAGCATCTCATAACTCACGCAAGTATCTACCTCCTAGCTATATCTGCATGCTTTCTATCTGCCCGTCTGTGCCTGCTGTATTACGTGCCATCTGTG ATGACCTTCCAAAACCAAAACCCGCTGATGTGCTTCCAAAAGGGTCAATCCCAGAGTACAGTGCTGccgaggagaaggaggagagcagACGATGGCGAATGTTCAGGATTGGAGAGCAGGATCATCGGGTGGATATGTCGGCCATCGAGCCCTACAAGAAAGTCATCAGCCATGGAG GTTACTATGGTGATGGCCTGAACGCCATTATTGTGTTTGCTGTGTGTTTTATGCCGGACAGCAGCCAGCCGAACTATCGATATCTCATGGACAATCTCTTCAA GTATGTTATTGGCACATTGGAAATGCTGGTTGCAGAGAACTACATGATAGTTTATTTAAATGGAGCCACAACCAGGAGAAAAATGCCAAGTCTTGGCTGGCTGCGAAAATGCTATCAGCAAATCGATAGACG GCTACGGAAAAATCTGAAGTCTCTCATCATAGTCCATCCTTCTTGGTTTATCAGAACCTTGCTAGCTATCACCAAGCCTTTCATAAG TTCAAAATTCAGTCAGAAGATTAAGTATGTCTTCAGCCTGGTAGAACTAGCCGAGCTTATTCCTATGGAGTATGTCGTCATACCGGAGTGCATAAAGGA GTATGACGACGCAAAAAGTAAAAAGAAACACAAAAG CGTTGATAAAGAACTTCACAAGAAGACGGAAGACCAAACCAACGAGCAATAA